In Nitrosococcus oceani ATCC 19707, the following proteins share a genomic window:
- a CDS encoding Re/Si-specific NAD(P)(+) transhydrogenase subunit alpha: protein MRIGIPKEIHRGEKRVATTPDTAERLQKLGFSVALESGAGLNANFSDAAYREAGAEIIEDTRSLWSTSDIILKVRSPSIHPELGIDEVELLQEGGYLISFIWPAQNKELLERLAAKKNTVLAMDSVPRISRAQKLDPLSSMANIAGYRAVIEASHHFGRFFAGQITAAGKIPPAKILVIGAGVAGLSAIGTAAGLGAIVRAFDTRPEVKEQVQSMGAEFLELKFAEESAGEGGYAKEMTPEFIQAEMDLFTQQAREVDIILTTALIPGKKAPELITEEMVKSMKEGSVIVDLAAEQGGNCALTTPDEVVVKHGVTIIGYTDLPSRLSTQSSQLYATNLRHLLEELCPEKDGTIHLNMEDEVIRGLTVIKEGEITWPPPPPRISATPASQPAKPQPAPAPAEVKEKSKLSKEWRIAMIMALGGLGLWGLGTVAPPSFMTHFTVFVLACFVGYQVIWNVTPSLHTPLMSVTNAISSIIVIGALIQVSKSGILIALLAGIAILITSINIAGGFLVTQRMLRMFRK, encoded by the coding sequence ATGCGAATAGGAATTCCTAAAGAAATTCATAGAGGAGAGAAGCGGGTAGCAACTACCCCAGATACGGCGGAGCGCCTGCAAAAGCTAGGATTTTCGGTTGCATTGGAATCCGGCGCTGGCCTCAATGCTAATTTTTCCGATGCCGCTTACCGAGAAGCAGGGGCTGAAATCATTGAGGATACCCGTTCTTTATGGTCAACCTCGGATATCATCCTCAAAGTCCGTTCCCCGTCGATACATCCCGAATTGGGCATTGATGAAGTAGAGCTATTACAGGAAGGCGGTTACCTAATCAGCTTTATCTGGCCAGCTCAAAACAAGGAACTATTAGAACGCTTAGCGGCCAAAAAAAACACTGTTCTGGCCATGGACAGCGTGCCGCGAATCTCACGCGCGCAAAAACTTGACCCCCTAAGCTCAATGGCTAACATTGCGGGCTACCGCGCCGTTATCGAAGCTTCCCATCATTTTGGCCGCTTCTTCGCCGGACAAATCACTGCCGCTGGGAAAATCCCCCCAGCCAAGATTCTAGTCATTGGCGCAGGCGTAGCGGGACTTTCAGCCATCGGCACCGCCGCGGGATTAGGCGCCATAGTGCGGGCCTTTGATACCCGGCCTGAAGTTAAGGAGCAAGTCCAAAGCATGGGTGCCGAGTTTCTTGAACTCAAATTTGCGGAAGAGAGTGCTGGGGAAGGCGGCTACGCTAAGGAAATGACTCCGGAATTTATCCAAGCGGAAATGGATCTCTTTACCCAGCAAGCCAGAGAGGTGGATATTATCCTCACCACTGCCTTAATCCCCGGTAAAAAAGCGCCTGAGCTCATCACCGAAGAGATGGTGAAGTCCATGAAAGAGGGCAGTGTTATCGTTGACCTGGCAGCTGAACAAGGGGGGAATTGTGCTTTAACGACACCCGATGAAGTTGTCGTTAAACACGGTGTGACCATTATTGGTTATACGGATTTACCCAGCCGACTCTCGACCCAATCAAGCCAATTATATGCGACCAACTTGCGCCACTTGCTCGAAGAATTATGTCCTGAGAAAGATGGCACGATCCATTTGAATATGGAGGATGAAGTCATCCGGGGTCTTACCGTTATCAAAGAAGGGGAAATCACCTGGCCTCCGCCACCGCCCAGGATATCCGCCACACCTGCATCCCAACCAGCTAAACCACAGCCGGCGCCTGCTCCAGCAGAGGTAAAGGAGAAATCAAAGCTCTCCAAGGAGTGGCGAATCGCTATGATCATGGCCCTAGGCGGCCTTGGTTTATGGGGCCTGGGGACAGTGGCTCCCCCTTCTTTTATGACCCATTTTACCGTATTTGTATTAGCGTGCTTCGTAGGCTATCAAGTTATCTGGAATGTAACACCCTCTTTGCACACGCCGTTAATGAGCGTCACCAACGCTATCAGTAGCATTATCGTCATTGGGGCATTAATTCAAGTGTCTAAATCCGGCATTCTGATCGCGCTCCTTGCCGGAATTGCCATCTTGATCACCAGCATTAATATTGCTGGCGGTTTTCTCGTAACCCAGCGTATGCTGCGGATGTTCAGGAAATAG
- a CDS encoding pseudoazurin, with amino-acid sequence MVNIKSALLSVTLILALTFSAITIAQTHIIKSIGTAFNPIIVFAEPGDTITWINMPAHNTKSINGLIPQAAKPWQSQMGQDFSVTLEEEGIYLYECNPHLSFGMAGAIVVGEPKNLAELEKKVNYTHGAIQRVFRKTKEAIATTGQ; translated from the coding sequence ATGGTAAACATCAAGAGCGCTTTGTTAAGTGTAACATTGATCCTGGCCTTAACCTTCTCTGCCATCACCATTGCCCAAACCCATATCATTAAGTCAATAGGAACGGCATTTAATCCGATAATAGTCTTTGCTGAACCCGGCGATACCATTACCTGGATCAACATGCCCGCTCATAATACTAAATCTATCAATGGCCTCATCCCCCAAGCAGCTAAACCTTGGCAGTCCCAGATGGGGCAAGATTTTAGCGTCACGCTGGAAGAAGAAGGCATTTACTTGTATGAATGTAACCCCCATCTTAGTTTTGGTATGGCGGGAGCCATCGTGGTTGGCGAGCCCAAAAATCTCGCCGAATTAGAAAAAAAGGTCAACTATACCCATGGTGCTATCCAGCGGGTTTTTCGGAAAACCAAAGAGGCTATTGCTACAACTGGGCAATAA
- the gltX gene encoding glutamate--tRNA ligase: MTVRTRFAPSPTGYLHVGGVRTALFSWLYARKHGGRFILRIEDTDRERSSMESVNAILEGMTWLGLEYDEGPFYQTNRFSRYREIIEQLLASNHAYLCYCTREELASMRAEQMARKEKPRYDGRCRERHSPREGVSPVVRFKSPLEGRVVIRDLVRGMVIFQNNELDDLVLARTDGTPTYNLTVVVDDMDMGMTHVIRGDDHLNNTPRQSNIFYALGKEPPVYAHVPMILGPDRQRLSKRHGAVSVMNYREAGYLPEALLNYLVRLGWSHGDQEIFSVAEMIKLFDIEDVNQSASTFNSEKLLWLNQQYIKNSAPEHIAHHLSWHLGQLGIDPSKGPDLAAVVKAQQERSKTLLEMAHNSAPFYREFEAYEETAARKHLNASVLGPLRDLRERFKEAQSWVAPALHEIILATVESHHLKLGKLAQPLRVAIMGRPISPPIDVTLELMGQATTLARIDRALAWIDHRSNA, encoded by the coding sequence ATGACAGTTCGTACCCGTTTTGCCCCTAGCCCTACTGGCTATTTGCATGTAGGAGGTGTCCGTACGGCCCTTTTTTCCTGGCTTTATGCACGCAAACATGGCGGCCGTTTTATCTTACGTATAGAAGATACGGACCGAGAACGGTCTTCTATGGAGTCGGTCAATGCCATCCTTGAGGGAATGACTTGGTTAGGTTTGGAGTACGATGAGGGGCCTTTCTATCAAACCAATCGTTTCTCCCGCTACCGGGAGATCATTGAGCAATTACTAGCTTCCAATCACGCCTACCTTTGTTATTGCACCCGAGAAGAACTTGCAAGCATGCGGGCCGAGCAAATGGCGCGTAAGGAAAAGCCTCGTTACGATGGACGGTGTCGGGAACGGCATTCTCCACGGGAAGGCGTTTCTCCCGTGGTTCGTTTCAAGTCTCCCCTGGAAGGGCGAGTTGTTATACGGGATCTCGTGCGTGGTATGGTAATCTTCCAGAATAATGAATTGGATGACTTAGTACTTGCCCGCACGGATGGCACTCCCACTTATAACCTGACCGTAGTCGTGGATGACATGGATATGGGGATGACTCATGTCATTCGGGGTGATGATCATCTCAATAACACCCCCCGTCAGAGCAACATTTTTTATGCGCTTGGCAAAGAACCGCCGGTTTATGCCCATGTACCTATGATCCTGGGGCCAGACAGACAGCGCCTATCAAAACGCCATGGCGCCGTCAGTGTTATGAATTACCGGGAGGCGGGATATCTACCCGAAGCATTACTGAACTATCTGGTGCGTTTGGGTTGGTCCCATGGAGATCAGGAAATTTTCAGCGTGGCTGAAATGATCAAATTATTTGACATTGAAGACGTCAATCAGTCTGCTTCTACTTTTAACTCCGAGAAGCTGCTTTGGCTTAATCAGCAATATATCAAAAATAGTGCCCCCGAACACATTGCTCATCATTTGAGCTGGCACTTAGGTCAGCTGGGAATAGATCCCTCTAAAGGGCCGGATTTAGCCGCCGTCGTTAAGGCTCAGCAAGAACGATCAAAAACGCTACTAGAAATGGCCCATAACAGCGCACCATTTTATCGTGAATTTGAAGCTTATGAAGAAACAGCAGCCCGTAAGCATCTTAATGCTTCCGTGCTGGGACCATTACGGGATCTGCGTGAGCGTTTTAAGGAAGCCCAATCCTGGGTAGCGCCCGCTCTTCACGAAATCATCTTGGCAACAGTGGAGAGTCATCATTTGAAATTGGGTAAATTAGCTCAGCCCTTGCGGGTTGCAATAATGGGACGCCCTATTTCACCACCGATTGATGTTACTCTTGAATTGATGGGGCAAGCAACAACACTAGCTCGCATTGATCGGGCACTTGCCTGGATTGACCATAGGAGCAATGCCTAA
- a CDS encoding EF-hand domain-containing protein, translated as MSKKSGIITLASLSLLMAGCGDSSQVPSSNQNDRTSQAEQPSQHSGGSNGNNKHTMDKSERMEMQQPSFSQLDSDGNGSISKEEAQAFEDLALYFKQLDRNKDNKIDSDEFRNFKAMQMRSFDHGGDSGAEYGEHGALSTQKNKSATTQEQ; from the coding sequence ATGAGCAAAAAATCAGGGATTATTACCCTTGCTAGCCTTTCCCTATTAATGGCTGGCTGTGGAGATTCGAGCCAAGTACCATCATCAAACCAGAACGACCGGACAAGCCAGGCGGAACAACCATCCCAGCACAGTGGCGGCAGCAATGGTAATAATAAGCACACGATGGATAAAAGCGAGCGAATGGAAATGCAGCAGCCTTCCTTCTCTCAGTTAGATTCCGATGGCAACGGTTCCATCAGCAAGGAGGAAGCCCAAGCATTTGAGGATCTAGCTTTATATTTCAAACAACTTGACCGGAATAAAGATAATAAAATCGATTCCGATGAGTTTCGTAACTTTAAGGCCATGCAGATGCGTAGTTTCGACCATGGCGGCGATAGTGGCGCGGAATATGGCGAGCATGGCGCCTTATCCACACAGAAAAATAAAAGTGCAACAACCCAAGAACAATAA
- a CDS encoding transketolase, which yields MMKSLQNTAQQLRRLVIRMTTEAGSGHPTSCLSCAEIVAALFFHEMRWDPSDPKARNVDTFILSKGHAAPILWAALWEAKAIHEDPLSLRKLDSSLEGHPTPNNPWVKVATGSLGQGLAAANGIALANRLDGIDARIYCLLGDGECSEGSVWEAAQFASLNHLSNLVAIVDVNALAQSGPAPYQHDIEVFSRRFQSFGWETITIDGHDLGAILSALEQAKKTGPTAIIAKTEKGKGVSFLEGKEGWHGKPLSQEEMEKALAELGEDQAVAPLEPRRVGHYTPPPQQKKPTPALAVDYALGDQAATRDGFGNALKKLGELLPELVVLDGDVKNSTRTEYFAEAYPDRFFESYIAEQNMAGTALGLAAYGKIACATSFACFLSRAYDFIRMAGHSRPSHLIFCGSHAGVSIGKDGPSQMGLEDLAMFRAVSGSTILYPCDGVSAERLTQQVTKAQGIVYIRTTRGKTPVIYANDEEFPVGGSKTLCASKEDKFTIIAAGITVHEALAAYEELKSKEILVRIIDAYSIKPLDQETLAKAAHETQGIITVEDHWIDGGLGDAVAATVSALAPVHRLAITAEPRSGKPEELLERYGISQQAITRKILELMD from the coding sequence ATGATGAAATCACTCCAGAATACAGCCCAACAACTGCGCCGCCTGGTTATCCGGATGACCACCGAGGCTGGCTCGGGCCATCCCACTTCCTGCCTCTCCTGCGCGGAAATTGTCGCTGCTTTATTTTTCCATGAAATGCGCTGGGACCCTAGCGATCCTAAAGCCCGTAATGTAGATACCTTTATCCTCTCCAAAGGCCATGCCGCCCCTATTCTATGGGCTGCCCTGTGGGAAGCGAAAGCCATCCATGAAGATCCCCTCTCCCTGCGTAAATTAGACAGCTCTCTGGAAGGCCACCCTACGCCTAACAACCCGTGGGTCAAGGTAGCTACCGGCTCGTTGGGCCAGGGTCTAGCGGCAGCCAATGGCATAGCGCTGGCCAATCGCTTGGACGGTATTGATGCCCGGATCTACTGCCTGCTTGGAGATGGGGAATGCTCGGAGGGTTCCGTTTGGGAAGCTGCTCAATTCGCTTCTTTAAACCACCTGTCCAATCTGGTAGCCATTGTGGATGTGAATGCCCTGGCTCAAAGCGGTCCTGCACCCTACCAACATGATATAGAGGTATTTAGCCGCCGTTTTCAATCCTTCGGCTGGGAAACCATCACCATTGATGGTCATGATCTGGGGGCTATCCTCAGTGCCCTGGAGCAAGCTAAAAAAACTGGACCGACGGCCATCATCGCCAAGACCGAGAAGGGGAAAGGAGTCTCCTTTCTGGAGGGAAAAGAGGGTTGGCATGGAAAACCCCTAAGCCAGGAAGAAATGGAAAAAGCCCTGGCGGAGCTCGGTGAAGACCAGGCTGTCGCTCCCCTGGAGCCTCGCCGTGTGGGCCACTACACGCCTCCTCCCCAACAAAAAAAACCAACGCCTGCGCTTGCTGTTGACTACGCCCTGGGGGATCAGGCTGCTACCCGTGATGGTTTTGGCAACGCGCTGAAAAAACTTGGCGAGCTCCTTCCCGAACTAGTAGTCCTGGATGGAGATGTCAAAAATTCCACCCGAACGGAATATTTCGCTGAAGCCTATCCCGATCGATTCTTTGAAAGTTATATCGCCGAACAAAATATGGCGGGTACCGCCCTCGGGCTGGCCGCCTATGGCAAAATTGCCTGCGCGACCAGTTTTGCCTGCTTCCTCAGCCGGGCCTATGATTTTATCCGGATGGCCGGTCATAGCCGGCCATCCCATCTCATTTTTTGCGGCAGCCATGCCGGTGTTTCCATTGGCAAGGACGGCCCCTCCCAGATGGGATTAGAAGATTTAGCCATGTTCCGGGCAGTCTCTGGCAGCACTATTTTGTATCCTTGCGATGGAGTCAGTGCCGAACGTTTGACCCAACAGGTAACCAAGGCTCAAGGTATCGTCTATATCCGCACGACCCGGGGCAAAACCCCAGTGATCTATGCCAATGACGAGGAATTCCCCGTCGGTGGCAGCAAAACCTTATGCGCTTCAAAAGAAGATAAGTTTACTATTATCGCAGCGGGGATCACCGTGCATGAAGCGCTTGCCGCCTACGAGGAACTTAAAAGTAAGGAAATCCTCGTGCGGATCATCGATGCCTATTCCATCAAACCTCTGGACCAAGAAACGCTTGCCAAAGCCGCCCATGAAACCCAAGGAATCATTACCGTCGAGGATCATTGGATCGACGGTGGTCTCGGTGATGCAGTGGCCGCCACCGTCAGTGCCCTCGCGCCAGTGCATAGACTTGCTATCACTGCGGAGCCCCGCTCCGGAAAGCCGGAAGAATTGTTAGAGCGATATGGAATTTCACAGCAGGCCATCACGCGGAAAATTCTGGAACTCATGGATTAA
- the tal gene encoding transaldolase, which produces MMDSLLKLLEFGQSYWIDNLTRRMIKNGELKHRVEEQGLGGVTSNPSIFHKAIANSDDYDPQIETLIREGRSKIEIYEALITTDIRDACDILHPVYKERKGQDGFVSLEVSPYLAHDTEGSIQEARRLWQTVDRPNLFIKIPGTAAGVPAIEELLFEGININITLLFSIDHYQAVAEAYLRALERRLEAGQTVENIASVASFFLSRIDVLADQLLSHRIPPEGKSPSAPHPENLRGKVAIANAKLAYQRFKEILQSERWKTLAGKGAQVQRMLWASTSTKNPAYRDVMYVEPLIGPYTVNTLPEKTIKAFADHGIVKETVEENIEESRKVFADLEKIGIDFNLVTAQLENEGVQKFIDPYDALLAMLEAKCEDCKNR; this is translated from the coding sequence ATGATGGATTCGCTTCTAAAGTTGCTGGAATTCGGACAAAGTTACTGGATCGATAACCTTACCCGGCGCATGATAAAAAACGGAGAATTAAAGCACCGGGTTGAAGAGCAAGGTCTGGGCGGGGTCACCTCCAACCCCAGCATTTTCCATAAGGCCATTGCTAACAGCGATGATTACGACCCACAGATTGAAACCCTGATCCGGGAAGGCCGCTCTAAAATTGAAATTTATGAGGCCCTCATCACCACCGATATCCGGGATGCCTGCGATATTCTCCATCCTGTCTATAAAGAACGAAAGGGCCAGGATGGTTTTGTCAGCCTTGAAGTTTCACCCTATCTTGCCCATGACACCGAAGGGTCTATTCAGGAAGCCCGGCGCCTATGGCAAACTGTGGACCGACCCAATTTATTTATCAAAATTCCCGGTACTGCCGCCGGTGTGCCTGCTATTGAAGAATTGCTCTTCGAGGGAATCAACATCAACATTACTCTGCTATTTTCCATCGACCATTACCAGGCCGTGGCCGAAGCCTATCTCAGAGCGCTGGAACGGCGCCTTGAAGCGGGCCAAACTGTAGAGAACATCGCCTCGGTAGCCAGCTTCTTTCTAAGCCGGATCGATGTTCTGGCCGACCAGCTCCTAAGCCATCGCATTCCACCAGAGGGAAAATCCCCTTCAGCCCCTCATCCGGAAAACCTACGAGGCAAGGTGGCCATAGCCAACGCCAAATTAGCTTACCAGCGTTTTAAGGAAATTCTCCAAAGTGAACGCTGGAAAACACTTGCAGGCAAAGGAGCCCAAGTACAGCGTATGCTCTGGGCTAGCACTAGCACCAAGAATCCGGCTTACCGGGATGTGATGTACGTCGAACCTCTCATTGGCCCTTATACAGTCAACACCCTGCCGGAAAAAACAATTAAAGCTTTTGCCGACCACGGTATCGTTAAAGAAACGGTAGAAGAAAATATTGAAGAATCTCGAAAAGTTTTTGCCGATCTGGAAAAAATTGGCATTGATTTCAATTTAGTCACCGCCCAGCTGGAAAATGAGGGCGTGCAGAAATTTATCGATCCTTACGATGCCCTGCTAGCAATGTTGGAAGCCAAATGCGAAGACTGTAAAAACAGGTAG
- a CDS encoding phosphatase PAP2 family protein, which translates to MKKQIQSWHKSVPYNFSITTLRYSIVIAGGILSFIMLAQHLHQHGELWFDAPALNFLAEHRTLLLDNFFLWITWAGSSFLLLPISIGIAIILIRYRYYPAALLMGLGFSGASLMTKMIKTLMVRERPVLFPPLEIYGGFSFPSGHTTQVAAFALSVFLIISRIWPRWQWPAAILLTALVLCVSTSRLYLQVHYPSDILGGCLVALIWVLSIDILIRTTIRIGTLKKSGG; encoded by the coding sequence GTGAAAAAACAAATTCAATCCTGGCATAAATCTGTTCCCTATAATTTCTCAATCACTACCTTGCGTTATAGTATAGTGATTGCAGGCGGCATCCTGTCTTTTATCATGCTTGCACAGCACCTCCACCAACACGGAGAACTTTGGTTCGATGCACCGGCCCTAAATTTCTTGGCTGAACACCGCACTTTATTGTTGGATAATTTTTTTCTTTGGATCACCTGGGCTGGCTCCAGTTTTTTACTTCTTCCCATCAGTATCGGCATTGCAATCATCCTGATTCGCTATCGTTATTACCCGGCTGCGCTGCTTATGGGGTTAGGTTTCAGCGGCGCCAGTCTTATGACTAAAATGATAAAAACCCTAATGGTTCGGGAACGGCCGGTATTATTTCCACCCTTGGAAATATATGGCGGATTCTCCTTCCCCAGTGGGCATACAACCCAAGTAGCTGCCTTTGCCCTTTCCGTTTTTCTGATCATTTCTCGAATTTGGCCACGCTGGCAATGGCCAGCGGCTATACTATTAACTGCACTCGTCCTATGCGTCTCCACATCAAGGCTGTACCTGCAAGTCCACTATCCTTCCGACATCCTGGGAGGATGCTTAGTTGCCTTGATATGGGTTCTCAGCATAGACATCCTTATTCGAACCACCATTCGAATTGGAACCCTCAAAAAATCAGGAGGATAA
- a CDS encoding nicotinamidase, which translates to MERPPVTFNKARAVLLLVDIQPDFLPGGGLPVADGSQIIEPVRLLMESDKFCHYVATQDWHPPGHVSFASSHPGAEPMATLEINGYAQTLWPDHCIQGTSGAELHGDLPWEKVAAIIRKGTDPESDSYSGFHNNWNSAGERPATGLAGYLRERGIEELFICGLARDVCIKWTAEDGANAGFNVYVLWDLTRPVEPSSDDQVRRELIAHDVKIIDWEQLVRY; encoded by the coding sequence ATGGAAAGACCCCCTGTTACCTTTAATAAGGCACGCGCCGTATTATTATTGGTAGATATTCAACCAGATTTTCTACCTGGAGGTGGGCTTCCTGTAGCAGATGGCAGCCAAATCATCGAGCCAGTGCGATTGCTGATGGAATCCGATAAATTTTGCCATTATGTGGCGACTCAGGATTGGCATCCACCCGGTCATGTCTCCTTTGCCAGCAGCCACCCAGGGGCTGAACCTATGGCTACCCTTGAAATCAACGGTTACGCCCAGACCCTGTGGCCTGATCACTGCATCCAGGGAACGTCAGGCGCTGAACTTCATGGAGATCTGCCCTGGGAAAAGGTGGCGGCCATCATACGTAAGGGAACCGATCCAGAGAGCGATTCCTATAGCGGATTTCATAATAACTGGAATTCCGCAGGTGAGCGTCCTGCTACCGGATTAGCGGGTTATTTGCGGGAGCGGGGTATAGAAGAATTATTTATCTGCGGCCTTGCCCGTGACGTTTGCATAAAATGGACCGCTGAAGACGGTGCTAATGCCGGCTTTAATGTTTACGTGCTATGGGATCTCACCCGCCCCGTGGAACCTTCTTCCGATGACCAGGTACGCCGGGAGCTAATAGCCCATGACGTTAAAATTATTGATTGGGAGCAGCTTGTTAGGTATTGA
- the ftsH gene encoding ATP-dependent zinc metalloprotease FtsH, protein MDNEKQASPPPAAPPLNWRYLLWIILLGIFLISWLGNAGRQAGDEITYTEFKQALHQGKIAKVTLEGQHISGTYHEAGGNIQPEGKDSKGFSTTRPPFDDPELMKLLEQKGVVVQAKSEEPSLWMQAIIGILPWFLILGLIFYVSYRMQQRMMGGGRGGPFGFGKAPVKRFREGSIGVTFEDVAGVENAKRDLREIVDYLKEPGQFKAVGAKIPKGILLVGRPGTGKTLLARAVAGEAGVPFYSISGSDFIEMFVGVGAARVRDMFKAAKEEAPSILFIDEIDSVGRARGTGLGGGHDEREQTLNQILGEMDGFAAHENVVVLAATNRPDVLDPALLRPGRFDRKVVLDLPDKKARQRVLEVHTKNVPLAADVDLERVARRTVGFSGADLANLVNEAALLTGRERKKEVDMDMFNLARDKIVLGAKRETILGEEEKKLVAYHESGHALTAWLLPEADPLHQVSIIPRGMALGVTEQAPEEERHSLSRAYLLDRLGVMLGGRISEKITFGDVTSGAESDLKQATQLARRMVCQWGMSDKIGAAAFSRSEEHVFLGRELSQPRDFSEQTAQIIDDEIRRILSEVERKTENLLQENRAKLDALAKALIEAETLNLVEVEKIFKNVKELPQEGHNEAVATGAG, encoded by the coding sequence ATGGATAACGAAAAGCAAGCCTCTCCACCTCCAGCAGCGCCCCCCCTTAATTGGCGCTATCTGCTCTGGATAATCCTCTTGGGTATTTTTCTAATATCCTGGCTTGGCAATGCAGGCCGTCAGGCAGGAGATGAAATTACTTATACGGAGTTTAAGCAGGCATTACATCAAGGGAAGATTGCAAAAGTTACCCTTGAGGGTCAGCATATTTCAGGCACCTATCACGAAGCTGGCGGAAATATACAGCCAGAAGGCAAGGACTCTAAAGGATTTTCCACGACGAGACCTCCCTTTGATGATCCAGAGTTGATGAAACTGCTGGAGCAAAAAGGAGTAGTTGTGCAAGCGAAGAGCGAAGAACCCTCCTTGTGGATGCAGGCCATCATTGGAATACTGCCTTGGTTCTTGATATTGGGCCTGATTTTTTATGTCTCCTATAGGATGCAGCAACGCATGATGGGAGGAGGCAGGGGTGGTCCCTTTGGTTTCGGCAAGGCGCCGGTAAAACGCTTTCGCGAGGGGAGTATAGGAGTCACTTTTGAAGACGTTGCCGGGGTGGAAAACGCAAAGCGTGATCTGCGAGAGATTGTCGATTATCTGAAGGAACCAGGGCAGTTCAAAGCGGTAGGCGCCAAGATTCCCAAAGGTATCCTTTTGGTAGGCCGCCCTGGGACGGGAAAAACACTTTTGGCCAGGGCGGTGGCCGGCGAAGCGGGTGTCCCTTTCTATAGCATTAGCGGTTCGGATTTTATAGAGATGTTCGTTGGCGTGGGAGCAGCCCGGGTGCGGGATATGTTTAAGGCCGCCAAGGAAGAGGCGCCTTCGATTTTGTTTATTGATGAAATCGATTCCGTGGGACGCGCCCGGGGGACGGGACTTGGGGGTGGCCACGATGAACGGGAGCAGACTTTAAATCAAATCTTGGGCGAAATGGACGGTTTTGCAGCCCATGAAAATGTTGTGGTTTTGGCGGCGACTAACCGTCCTGACGTGCTTGATCCTGCTTTACTTAGACCGGGAAGGTTTGACCGTAAAGTCGTTCTCGATCTTCCCGATAAAAAAGCCCGTCAACGGGTGTTAGAAGTCCATACCAAGAATGTTCCCCTCGCTGCTGATGTGGATTTGGAAAGAGTTGCTAGGCGTACGGTGGGCTTTTCTGGGGCTGATCTTGCCAATCTGGTGAATGAGGCGGCCTTGCTGACCGGACGGGAACGCAAGAAGGAGGTGGACATGGACATGTTTAACCTTGCCAGGGATAAAATCGTATTGGGCGCCAAGCGGGAAACGATTTTAGGCGAGGAGGAGAAAAAGCTTGTGGCTTACCATGAATCGGGCCATGCTTTGACGGCATGGTTATTACCTGAGGCTGATCCCCTGCACCAAGTCAGCATTATTCCTCGTGGTATGGCTTTAGGAGTGACGGAACAAGCTCCAGAAGAAGAACGGCATAGTTTGTCGCGGGCTTATTTGCTTGATCGGCTGGGGGTGATGCTTGGGGGACGCATCTCGGAAAAAATTACTTTTGGTGATGTCACCTCAGGGGCTGAATCCGATCTTAAACAGGCGACTCAATTGGCCCGCCGTATGGTTTGCCAATGGGGAATGAGTGATAAGATTGGGGCAGCGGCCTTTTCACGAAGTGAAGAGCATGTTTTTCTGGGCCGAGAATTGTCTCAACCGCGGGATTTTAGCGAGCAGACGGCTCAAATTATTGATGATGAAATCCGCCGTATCCTTAGTGAAGTGGAAAGGAAGACGGAGAATTTGCTTCAAGAAAACCGCGCGAAGCTAGACGCATTAGCAAAAGCGCTTATCGAAGCCGAAACTCTTAATTTGGTGGAAGTAGAAAAAATCTTTAAGAATGTTAAAGAACTCCCGCAGGAAGGTCATAATGAAGCTGTTGCTACGGGTGCTGGATGA